The following proteins are encoded in a genomic region of Notolabrus celidotus isolate fNotCel1 chromosome 19, fNotCel1.pri, whole genome shotgun sequence:
- the LOC117830923 gene encoding glycine-rich cell wall structural protein 1.8-like — protein sequence MMGRLYEFTLLVLLAIFLLNTESTWAKKGSSSSSSSSSSSSSSRKTSSSSSSSNRGGTQSKPSSSQPGNYPRQPQSPNRNPNPYPGGGSYPGAGNTNPGGYPRQNPAGNPGAGGYPNQYPGRANPGGYPNQNPAGGYPNQNPAGGYPAAGGYPAGSPNQNPGRGNYPAAGGYPAGGSYPNQYPGRAGTNQGGYPNQYPAGGNYPNQYPARNYPNQNPGAGGYPAGGYPAGGYPAGGYPARGGNTGQGWGQGGVNPGGYGGGYGGGYGGGYGGGHGGGYPGGYPNWNPNNKILSPRYGGGGFGGGGYGGGYGGGSPFSRSVQNMGYQPKSSGFAKKAMLAAGVGAVAGMAVGYGLGRFPRPHFNFRNPEEEQYYNNYMYRRYGTQSTDQKDYGRDYEFKPPPRADSYDTYVDKCMNETTPLKGQGSSSPATKSQGGDDEDDDTVSIEEIGYPALIEQVKIRRCVERYMEYSKQFLQKRKAEQQSMPAGNSSPSYGMMQLFTSLCVLLSSMLLLQ from the coding sequence ATGATGGGGAGGTTGTATGAGTTCACGCTTTTGGTCCTCCTAGCCATATTTCTCTTGAACACTGAATCAACATGGGCCAAgaaaggcagcagcagcagcagcagcagcagcagtagcagtagcagcagcagaaaaacatcatcatcatcctcctccagcAACAGGGGTGGGACACAATCAAAACCATCCAGCTCTCAGCCGGGAAACTACCCAAGGCAGCCACAAAGTCCCAATCGAAACCCCAATCCATATCCTGGTGGTGGAAGTTATCCAGGAGCTGGCAACACTAATCCAGGAGGCTACCCAAGACAAAACCCTGCAGGTAATCCAGGAGCTGGTGGTTACCCCAACCAGTATCCTGGAAGAGCCAATCCTGGAGGGTATCCAAACCAGAACCCTGCTGGAGGGTATCCAAACCAGAACCCTGCTGGAGGGTATCCAGCAGCAGGTGGGTACCCAGCAGGGTCTCCAAACCAAAACCCAGGGAGAGGGAATTATCCAGCTGCTGGAGGCTATCCAGCAGGTGGAAGTTATCCCAATCAGTACCCAGGCAGAGCTGGTACCAACCAAGGAGGATATCCTAACCAGTATCCTGCTGGAGGAAATTACCCCAACCAATATCCAGCAAGGAACTATCCCAATCAGAACCCAGGAGCAGGCGGCTATCCAGCGGGTGGTTACCCAGCGGGGGGTTACCCAGCGGGGGGTTACCCAGCCAGAGGGGGTAACACAGGGCAGGGTTGGGGTCAGGGTGGTGTGAATCCTGGTGGTTATGGGGGCGGTTATGGGGGGGGATATGGCGGTGGGTATGGCGGTGGGCATGGTGGTGGTTATCCAGGTGGTTACCCCAACTGGAACCCAAATAATAAGATTCTCAGTCCCCGCTATGGTGGAGGAGGCTTTGGAGGAGGAGGCTATGGAGGAGGTTATGGGGGAGGATCCCCTTTCTCTCGTTCAGTTCAGAATATGGGATACCAGCCTAAGTCGTCAGGTTTTGCTAAAAAAGCCATGTTAGCTGCCGGTGTTGGTGCGGTGGCTGGAATGGCTGTCGGATATGGACTGGGGCGCTTTCCTCGACCACATTTCAACTTCCGCAATCCTGAAGAAGAGCAGTACTACAACAACTACATGTACCGCCGCTACGGCACACAATCCACAGACCAAAAAGACTATGGTCGTGATTATGAGTTCAAGCCCCCGCCTCGGGCAGATTCATACGATACCTACGTTGATAAGTGCATGAATGAGACCACCCCTCTTAAAGGTCAGGGCAGCTCCTCCCCCGCCACTAAAAGTCAGGgtggtgatgatgaagatgacgaCACTGTTAGTATCGAAGAGATTGGATACCCAGCTCTAATTGAGCAAGTGAAGATCCGGCGCTGTGTCGAACGGTACATGGAATACTCCAAGCAATTTCTGCAGAAACGAAAAGCTGAACAACAATCCATGCCAGCTGGAAACAGCTCCCCGAGCTACGGGATGATGCAGCTCTTCACTTCTCTTTGTGTACTACTGTCCAGCATGCTCCttctccagtaa